A section of the Methanococcoides sp. LMO-2 genome encodes:
- a CDS encoding ABC transporter ATP-binding protein — protein sequence MSDPIVRLQKVKKNYILGTNEVHALNGVSVSIERGDFVTIMGASGSGKSTLLNMVGCLDKPSSGKVKINGTDVTKVDDDRLTTIRRDNIGFIFQQFNLIHTLTALENVEIPMIFSRISPEKRKRRAMWALKQAQLDAEYASHRPNELSGGQQQRVAIARALANRPPILLADEPTGNLDSKTGKSIMELLVRLNDAGTTLIVVTHDQKLTEYSNRTIVLMDGEVSDDIY from the coding sequence ATGTCCGATCCGATAGTCCGGTTGCAGAAAGTGAAGAAGAACTATATCCTCGGTACAAACGAGGTACACGCCCTCAACGGAGTCAGCGTATCCATTGAAAGAGGAGATTTCGTCACAATTATGGGTGCATCGGGTTCCGGAAAATCCACACTTCTCAACATGGTAGGCTGTCTTGACAAACCATCATCCGGCAAAGTGAAGATCAATGGAACGGATGTGACAAAGGTCGACGATGACAGGCTTACAACCATCCGCAGGGACAACATCGGATTCATCTTTCAGCAGTTCAACCTGATACACACCCTTACAGCACTCGAGAATGTTGAGATCCCGATGATATTCAGCCGGATATCTCCGGAAAAACGTAAAAGGAGAGCAATGTGGGCACTGAAACAGGCACAGCTTGATGCTGAATATGCATCCCACCGGCCCAACGAACTTTCAGGCGGGCAGCAGCAGAGGGTTGCTATAGCCCGTGCCCTTGCGAACAGGCCACCCATACTTCTTGCTGATGAGCCTACCGGAAACCTTGATTCAAAGACCGGGAAAAGCATTATGGAACTACTTGTCAGGCTAAATGATGCGGGCACGACCCTGATCGTTGTCACCCATGACCAGAAACTTACCGAATATTCCAACAGGACCATCGTGCTGATGGACGGGGAGGTCTCTGATGATATCTATTGA
- a CDS encoding ABC transporter permease, protein MISIEDIRNNMYLQLARRNLSRQTFRTVLAAIGIIIGVIAISSMGILGNSLKMSVTDSFGDIGDKLLIYPAPGEDGVTEKQISQMKKVDGIDAIIPAYSTGDRVEYKNSYTFGSIYSIDREDLGKLVEVEDGQFFKSGSTDCVVGSAIASNLELKLGSKIEIGDSRLRVVGILKERGMGFDINADTGIFTSAQMYEKMYPGEGEEYDFVVVRAEELEKVNDIQEDIEKQLNRKEEVITVFATNIILESINEAFKSISLFLMGIGSISLLVAGVSILNVMLMSTMERTREIGVMKAVGASRKDVLTMFLLEALLLGVAASLIGGLFTIGAGYLILALVVKNTSYLFSLSTMFYIFEGILFGVATSLIGGMYPAWKASNMRPLDALRYE, encoded by the coding sequence ATGATATCTATTGAAGATATCCGGAACAACATGTACCTGCAGCTTGCAAGGAGAAACCTCAGCCGACAGACATTCAGGACGGTCCTTGCAGCCATCGGCATAATCATCGGCGTCATTGCCATCTCATCCATGGGAATCCTGGGGAACAGCCTGAAGATGTCTGTCACCGATTCGTTCGGGGACATTGGCGACAAGCTTCTCATATACCCTGCACCCGGAGAGGACGGAGTAACTGAAAAGCAGATATCCCAGATGAAGAAGGTGGACGGGATCGATGCCATAATTCCCGCCTATTCCACAGGAGACCGGGTCGAATATAAGAACAGCTATACCTTCGGGTCCATCTATAGTATTGACCGGGAAGACCTGGGAAAGCTCGTAGAAGTGGAGGATGGACAGTTCTTTAAATCCGGATCTACCGATTGTGTGGTCGGGTCCGCAATTGCCAGTAACCTTGAACTGAAGCTCGGAAGCAAGATCGAGATCGGAGATTCCAGGCTCAGGGTCGTAGGGATCCTGAAAGAGCGTGGAATGGGATTCGATATCAATGCGGACACAGGGATCTTCACATCGGCCCAGATGTATGAAAAAATGTACCCGGGTGAAGGAGAGGAATATGATTTCGTCGTAGTCCGGGCAGAGGAACTTGAGAAAGTGAATGATATACAGGAAGATATTGAGAAACAGTTGAACCGCAAAGAAGAAGTTATCACAGTTTTTGCAACCAATATCATCCTCGAAAGCATCAATGAGGCATTCAAATCAATCTCCCTGTTTCTGATGGGGATCGGTTCGATATCCCTGCTTGTAGCGGGTGTCAGCATATTGAACGTCATGCTGATGTCCACGATGGAACGCACCAGAGAGATCGGCGTGATGAAAGCCGTTGGAGCTTCACGAAAGGATGTGCTTACAATGTTCCTTCTGGAAGCCCTGTTGCTTGGAGTTGCAGCAAGCCTTATCGGTGGCCTGTTCACCATCGGTGCAGGTTACCTCATACTCGCGCTTGTGGTGAAGAACACATCATACCTGTTCTCACTTTCAACGATGTTCTATATATTTGAAGGCATACTGTTCGGAGTTGCAACAAGCCTTATTGGTGGCATGTATCCGGCCTGGAAGGCATCGAACATGAGACCTCTGGATGCATTGCGTTATGAGTAA
- a CDS encoding class II fructose-bisphosphate aldolase, whose product MTNNNFEPIPSSFMFKSLLDKDTIIMTANPRIALVMKGIMQAAKDMDAPLIFELARSECNLEGGYAGLTPSDLSRMSREAAKEVGFDMWALHADHIGIKKGTDEDIESTKELVSAQIEAGYTSFAIDASHLFNFQGGNLREELADNIDATTKIGLHIKENMGDKEYGLEVEVGEIGREDEHGRVLTSPEEAVTFITALNENGVFPHFLAIANGSAHGNTYDANGNLIEQVSIDMDQTIAVAQALKDNNLDVRIAQHGITGTPRDLIHNHFPHGDIVKGNVATFYQNIVWDIFKVYEPELYKDIYDWTIATHKEKAPGKNDTEIFGKFSKFAVGQFFDRIYSVGDDTKAAIDAMCYAETLLFIKAFNGEGTAQIVRDSIN is encoded by the coding sequence ATGACCAATAATAATTTTGAGCCAATACCAAGTTCATTTATGTTTAAGAGTCTGCTTGACAAGGACACTATTATAATGACCGCGAATCCAAGGATCGCGCTTGTCATGAAAGGTATCATGCAGGCAGCCAAAGATATGGACGCACCTCTTATCTTTGAGCTGGCAAGGTCCGAGTGCAATCTTGAAGGCGGATATGCAGGATTGACTCCATCTGATCTCTCAAGGATGTCAAGAGAGGCAGCAAAGGAAGTAGGTTTTGATATGTGGGCTCTCCATGCAGACCACATAGGTATCAAGAAAGGCACCGATGAGGACATTGAGTCCACAAAGGAACTTGTAAGTGCACAGATCGAAGCAGGATACACCTCCTTTGCCATCGACGCATCCCACCTTTTCAACTTCCAGGGCGGCAACCTTCGCGAAGAACTTGCTGACAACATCGATGCAACTACAAAGATCGGTCTTCACATCAAGGAGAATATGGGAGACAAGGAATACGGTCTTGAGGTAGAGGTAGGAGAGATCGGCAGGGAAGATGAGCACGGCAGGGTCCTTACAAGTCCTGAAGAGGCTGTCACATTTATCACTGCACTTAATGAGAATGGTGTCTTCCCTCACTTTTTGGCTATCGCTAATGGAAGTGCACACGGTAACACCTACGATGCAAACGGAAATCTCATCGAGCAGGTTTCCATCGATATGGACCAGACAATTGCAGTTGCACAGGCGCTCAAGGACAACAACCTGGACGTAAGGATCGCACAGCACGGAATCACTGGAACACCTCGTGACCTGATTCACAACCACTTCCCACACGGTGACATCGTCAAAGGAAATGTTGCAACCTTCTACCAGAACATCGTCTGGGATATTTTCAAGGTCTACGAGCCTGAACTCTACAAGGACATCTATGACTGGACCATTGCAACTCACAAGGAGAAAGCACCTGGCAAGAACGATACCGAGATCTTCGGCAAGTTCAGTAAGTTTGCAGTAGGTCAGTTCTTTGACAGGATCTACTCTGTTGGAGATGACACAAAAGCTGCTATCGATGCAATGTGCTATGCTGAGACCCTTTTGTTCATAAAGGCATTCAATGGCGAGGGTACAGCCCAGATCGTCAGGGACTCAATTAACTAA
- a CDS encoding hydantoinase/oxoprolinase family protein — protein MKYSLGIDAGGTYTDAVLLRDSDEVIVASNKALTTYPDPLEGIRNAIDGIDEEYLQDVRVVSVSTTLSTNSILEGTGFPVGLVLVGNYEVNQELPTEYYVQVSGGHNYNGVESAPLDEDAVRAFAESVKGDVAAFAVSSYFSIRNHDHELRVKEIIREATGLPVVGAHELSQDLGAFERAVTAFFNAQLIPITEKFMGTVEKYIESKGMNAKVFMLKCDGSVIGIQSALEKPIESVFSGPAGSLVGASFLTGNETCATIDVGGTSTDISVITSGVPEMSESGAVVGGWRTRVKAIKMETSAMGGDSDVWVKDNHVNIGPRRVIPLCRAADLYPGFLEQLKTNPMPSKGILGIHFQPTKFFIRTGYEPLGLTDLEKEVLNSISETPTSLKELKFRMKKYPASKHIDTLLQKRLIQTIGFTPTDALHVLGDYEEHTVEASVIGANYLGSLCKRDGNEFAAFVKQEFAKNMASDLMTFFLEGVSKEEIRKIFDIDSPTKFKVEMPVVLIGGPVVAYLNELKNILDADIVVPQYSNVGNAAGALAAKGIRRVDFLVRPVSMAAPDWEFYVFSESGRKNFYEYEEALDYAKTTGKETIIQYMIDAGLDPEHVQVDVKQEEIVPDGWDHPLETRIRVMGVGTSLMEEEC, from the coding sequence ATGAAATACAGTCTTGGTATAGACGCAGGTGGAACTTACACAGACGCTGTACTCCTAAGGGACTCGGATGAGGTTATTGTTGCTTCTAACAAAGCGCTTACTACTTATCCCGATCCTCTGGAAGGTATAAGGAATGCTATTGATGGTATCGATGAGGAATATCTTCAGGACGTGAGGGTTGTCTCAGTTTCAACCACACTTTCCACGAACAGTATTCTGGAAGGCACAGGTTTTCCTGTGGGTCTGGTCCTTGTTGGTAACTATGAGGTCAATCAGGAGCTTCCAACCGAATACTATGTTCAGGTAAGCGGAGGTCACAATTACAATGGTGTGGAGTCAGCACCTCTGGACGAGGATGCTGTAAGGGCCTTTGCAGAAAGTGTCAAAGGCGATGTAGCAGCATTTGCCGTTTCTTCATATTTCAGTATTCGTAACCACGATCACGAACTTAGGGTAAAGGAGATTATCAGGGAAGCTACCGGACTTCCTGTCGTCGGTGCACACGAGCTTTCCCAGGACCTTGGAGCTTTTGAAAGAGCAGTTACTGCATTCTTCAATGCCCAGCTTATTCCTATTACTGAAAAGTTCATGGGAACTGTGGAAAAGTACATCGAATCCAAGGGAATGAACGCAAAGGTGTTCATGCTCAAATGTGATGGTTCTGTCATAGGTATCCAAAGTGCTCTCGAAAAGCCTATTGAATCTGTATTCTCAGGTCCTGCAGGTAGTCTTGTCGGTGCATCATTCCTGACAGGCAATGAGACCTGCGCTACGATAGATGTTGGTGGAACAAGTACTGATATTTCCGTTATCACCAGTGGTGTCCCGGAAATGAGTGAGTCCGGTGCCGTGGTAGGCGGCTGGAGAACAAGGGTCAAGGCCATCAAGATGGAAACCTCTGCCATGGGCGGTGACAGTGATGTGTGGGTCAAGGACAATCACGTCAATATCGGGCCAAGAAGGGTCATACCACTTTGCCGCGCTGCAGACCTTTATCCAGGTTTCCTCGAGCAACTTAAGACAAACCCCATGCCTTCTAAAGGCATTCTTGGTATTCATTTCCAGCCAACCAAGTTCTTCATCAGGACAGGGTATGAGCCTCTGGGTCTGACGGATCTGGAAAAAGAGGTACTTAATTCAATATCAGAGACTCCCACTTCACTAAAGGAGCTCAAGTTCCGTATGAAAAAGTACCCTGCATCCAAACACATTGATACTCTGCTTCAGAAACGTCTGATCCAGACCATCGGATTTACACCTACGGATGCTTTGCATGTACTTGGTGATTATGAAGAGCATACCGTTGAGGCATCGGTTATCGGCGCAAATTATCTCGGTTCCCTTTGCAAGAGGGATGGCAATGAATTTGCTGCTTTTGTGAAACAGGAGTTTGCCAAGAACATGGCATCTGACCTTATGACCTTCTTCCTTGAAGGTGTTTCAAAGGAAGAGATACGCAAGATATTCGATATCGATTCCCCGACAAAGTTCAAAGTGGAGATGCCGGTGGTTCTCATAGGTGGTCCTGTTGTGGCATACCTTAATGAGCTCAAAAACATACTTGATGCTGATATTGTGGTTCCTCAATATTCTAACGTTGGTAATGCAGCAGGTGCTCTGGCAGCAAAAGGTATTCGCAGGGTGGATTTCCTTGTCAGGCCGGTCTCAATGGCAGCACCGGACTGGGAGTTCTATGTCTTCTCTGAGAGTGGAAGAAAGAACTTCTATGAGTATGAAGAAGCACTGGATTATGCGAAGACAACAGGAAAGGAAACTATCATACAGTACATGATCGATGCAGGACTGGATCCTGAGCATGTTCAGGTCGATGTGAAGCAGGAAGAGATCGTTCCTGACGGCTGGGACCACCCGCTTGAGACAAGGATACGTGTGATGGGTGTTGGTACCAGTCTTATGGAAGAGGAATGCTAA
- a CDS encoding Yip1 family protein, translated as MSITQVLTNPNAFFAEKTRTEVEMKTPILIILVIAVLGAINAVIMTQKIMEILPPEASAFAGIGAIAGGIGAFIASIIMWVIYSGVFYAISSILGGEGTFKRVLEVVAYGFIPSIASGIIAIIVMATSFSVENLDLQNPELLQQAIINDPTMRMSMIVGILFTLWSANIWIFGLVHARKLTVKNAAISVLVPVGLYILYTARHFIGA; from the coding sequence ATGTCGATAACACAGGTCCTTACTAACCCAAACGCCTTCTTTGCGGAGAAGACAAGAACAGAAGTTGAAATGAAAACTCCGATCCTTATCATCCTTGTCATAGCAGTGCTCGGCGCTATCAACGCTGTAATAATGACGCAGAAGATAATGGAGATCCTGCCCCCTGAAGCATCAGCCTTTGCGGGAATTGGCGCAATTGCAGGAGGAATCGGGGCATTCATCGCTTCGATCATCATGTGGGTGATCTATTCAGGAGTTTTCTACGCCATCTCATCGATCCTTGGGGGAGAAGGAACGTTCAAGCGTGTGCTCGAAGTTGTTGCTTACGGATTCATACCTTCCATCGCAAGCGGGATCATAGCAATTATCGTAATGGCAACATCATTCTCAGTGGAGAACTTAGACTTGCAGAACCCGGAACTTCTGCAACAGGCGATCATCAACGACCCAACAATGAGAATGTCAATGATCGTGGGAATACTTTTCACACTATGGAGTGCTAACATCTGGATATTCGGACTTGTCCATGCAAGGAAACTGACTGTGAAGAACGCAGCCATATCCGTACTGGTACCTGTAGGACTCTATATATTATACACTGCAAGACATTTCATAGGTGCATAA
- a CDS encoding YdeI/OmpD-associated family protein, whose protein sequence is MKTLHVVNREEWRKWLEKHHSTEEEIWLVHYKKHTGKPAIPYDDAVEEAICFGWIDGKVRRIDEETYAQRYTPRNKRSQWSEINRQRARKMIEQGKMTEAGLQKLGNALNEPPDPPRVSPDDIPADMKAALMSDDLAWKNFSAFAPGYRRNYIEWVMDAKREETRLRRIASVVERARENKKPGMM, encoded by the coding sequence ATGAAAACCTTGCATGTGGTAAACCGGGAAGAATGGAGAAAATGGCTTGAAAAGCATCACTCCACTGAAGAAGAGATCTGGCTGGTCCACTACAAGAAGCACACCGGCAAGCCTGCGATCCCATACGATGATGCAGTTGAGGAAGCGATCTGTTTTGGATGGATAGACGGCAAGGTTCGAAGGATCGATGAGGAAACCTATGCCCAGAGATATACACCCCGAAACAAGAGGAGTCAATGGTCGGAGATAAACAGGCAAAGGGCCCGAAAGATGATCGAGCAGGGTAAAATGACAGAAGCAGGATTACAAAAACTGGGAAATGCACTCAATGAACCACCGGATCCCCCAAGAGTAAGCCCTGATGATATCCCGGCAGATATGAAAGCAGCCTTAATGTCCGATGATCTGGCCTGGAAGAACTTTTCTGCCTTTGCTCCCGGTTACAGAAGAAACTACATCGAATGGGTAATGGATGCGAAACGTGAAGAAACAAGGCTCAGAAGAATTGCCAGTGTGGTAGAAAGAGCAAGAGAAAATAAAAAACCAGGAATGATGTGA
- a CDS encoding NAD(P)-binding domain-containing protein, translating into MKIAILGGTGNIGKGFALRWAQKHDVVVGSRSAEKAMEVAAEYTKVLQDRGIDATIEGMDNKAAAEVADVIIVAIRYAQVPSVVELITPVLKDQIVVSVVVPMEKDRCYIKQEGSNNSPVTIDAKDSEYNADYFCYTTPEAGSAAEEMASLLPEGIELVSAFHNVPAKKLADLDIDLDYDIAVCGNCMHSKNIVFDLVRDIPSMRPLDIGPIETSGMVESLTPLVINIAIRNKMHDVGIRFV; encoded by the coding sequence ATGAAGATCGCAATACTTGGTGGAACTGGTAATATTGGTAAAGGATTTGCTCTTCGCTGGGCTCAGAAACATGATGTGGTAGTAGGCTCCAGAAGTGCGGAAAAGGCCATGGAAGTAGCAGCCGAATATACTAAGGTCCTGCAGGATAGGGGCATTGATGCCACTATTGAGGGCATGGACAACAAGGCTGCAGCAGAAGTTGCAGATGTCATTATAGTTGCAATACGCTATGCACAGGTTCCATCAGTTGTTGAACTTATTACACCGGTATTAAAGGACCAGATCGTGGTATCTGTGGTAGTTCCTATGGAGAAGGACCGCTGCTATATCAAACAGGAAGGTTCCAACAATTCTCCTGTGACAATTGATGCCAAGGATTCTGAGTACAATGCCGATTATTTCTGTTACACAACTCCTGAAGCAGGTAGTGCAGCCGAGGAGATGGCGAGTCTGCTTCCGGAAGGCATTGAACTTGTGTCTGCTTTCCACAATGTTCCTGCAAAGAAGCTTGCAGACCTTGATATCGATCTTGACTATGATATCGCTGTCTGTGGAAACTGCATGCATTCCAAGAACATAGTCTTTGATCTTGTAAGGGATATTCCTAGCATGCGTCCTCTTGACATTGGTCCAATCGAGACCTCCGGAATGGTAGAGTCACTGACCCCTCTGGTGATCAACATTGCCATACGCAACAAGATGCATGATGTAGGAATTCGCTTTGTTTAA
- a CDS encoding Glu/Leu/Phe/Val dehydrogenase, translating to MAEQNPFENARKQLKKCADIMELDEGIHEILRNPMREMHVSLPIRMDDGSIKVFQGFRVQYNDAKGPTKGGIRFHPEETVDTVKALAAWMTWKCAVMDIPLGGGKGGVICNPKEMSQGELERLSRKFISSISMIVGPDKDVPAPDVYTNPQMMAWMMDEFSKFSGKNQAGVITGKPLSIGGSLGRGDATARGGLYAVREAAAEIGLELKDATVAIQGYGNAGYFAGVLCEELFGCKVVAVSDSRGGVVNMNGLSAQAAQDHKMETGSVVGLAGTESISNEDLLELDVDVLIPAALEHVITHENADKIKAKIVAELANGPTTPEADEILFKNGVHMIPDFLCNGGGVTVSYFEMVQNFYMYRWSEERVHNRLDAKMTNAYHAVLEASKEYNIEMRTAAYVVAINRVVEAMADRGWL from the coding sequence ATGGCAGAACAGAACCCATTTGAAAATGCAAGAAAGCAGTTAAAGAAGTGCGCAGACATCATGGAGCTCGACGAAGGTATCCACGAGATCCTCAGGAACCCAATGAGGGAGATGCACGTATCCCTTCCTATCCGCATGGACGATGGAAGCATCAAGGTCTTCCAGGGATTCAGGGTACAGTACAATGATGCAAAGGGTCCAACCAAAGGTGGTATCCGCTTCCACCCAGAAGAGACCGTTGACACAGTCAAGGCACTTGCAGCATGGATGACCTGGAAATGCGCAGTAATGGACATCCCTCTCGGTGGAGGTAAGGGTGGAGTTATCTGCAACCCTAAGGAAATGTCCCAGGGTGAGCTCGAGCGTCTTTCAAGGAAGTTCATTTCAAGCATCTCAATGATCGTAGGTCCTGACAAGGATGTACCTGCACCTGATGTTTACACCAACCCGCAGATGATGGCATGGATGATGGATGAGTTCTCCAAGTTCTCCGGTAAGAACCAGGCTGGTGTCATCACCGGTAAGCCACTCAGCATTGGTGGTTCACTCGGTCGTGGCGACGCAACAGCTCGTGGTGGTCTCTACGCTGTCCGTGAAGCAGCAGCAGAGATCGGTCTTGAACTCAAGGACGCAACAGTAGCAATCCAGGGATATGGTAACGCAGGTTACTTCGCTGGTGTACTCTGTGAAGAGCTCTTCGGATGCAAGGTCGTTGCTGTCAGTGACAGCAGGGGCGGTGTCGTGAACATGAATGGTCTCAGTGCACAGGCAGCACAGGACCACAAGATGGAAACCGGTTCAGTTGTAGGCCTCGCAGGAACAGAATCAATCTCCAACGAAGACCTCCTTGAGCTCGATGTCGATGTACTTATCCCTGCAGCTCTTGAGCACGTCATCACACACGAGAACGCAGACAAGATCAAGGCAAAGATCGTCGCAGAACTTGCAAACGGTCCAACAACACCTGAAGCTGATGAGATCCTCTTCAAGAATGGTGTACACATGATCCCTGACTTCCTCTGTAACGGTGGCGGAGTTACTGTGTCCTACTTCGAAATGGTCCAGAACTTCTACATGTACCGCTGGAGCGAAGAGCGTGTCCACAACAGACTTGACGCTAAGATGACAAACGCATACCATGCTGTCCTCGAGGCATCCAAGGAATACAACATCGAAATGAGAACCGCTGCATACGTCGTCGCTATCAACCGTGTTGTTGAAGCAATGGCAGACCGCGGATGGCTCTAA
- the glnA gene encoding type I glutamate--ammonia ligase → MNINTKEDVLKAIEANNVKFIRLQFTDIQGVVKDVEIPVTQVEKALVSGISFDGSSVEGFVRINESDMVLKPDVSSFAILPWNQAKGVVARMVCDVHLPDGTPFAGDPRYVLKKVMKEAEDMGFTLNVGPELEFFLFEKENGKATTIPHDFGRYFEFAPADLAEDVRRDIVLTLLDLGFDIEASHHEVAFGQHEIDFKYGGALSTADDVMTFKYVTRTIAKLNGLHATFMPKPIFGENGSGMHVNISLSKNGENAFYDPEGDMQISDEARYFIGGLLKHVKAITAICNPLVNSYKRLVPGYEAPVYIAWSGANRSSLIRIPAARGKGTRVELRSPDPSCNPYITFAAILAAGLDGIRNKIDPGENREENIFELSDKGLSDLGIETLPPTLKDSANYLAENDLLREALGEHVHENILRLARADWDAYRIQVHDWEVERYLNTI, encoded by the coding sequence ATGAATATCAATACCAAAGAAGATGTACTCAAGGCCATTGAGGCAAACAATGTTAAGTTTATCAGGTTGCAGTTCACGGACATTCAGGGTGTCGTGAAAGATGTTGAGATCCCCGTTACACAGGTAGAAAAAGCTCTTGTTTCGGGAATATCCTTTGATGGTTCTTCTGTTGAAGGTTTTGTCCGTATCAATGAATCGGATATGGTCCTGAAACCGGATGTCTCCTCATTTGCGATACTTCCATGGAACCAGGCAAAAGGCGTTGTTGCAAGGATGGTGTGTGATGTCCATCTGCCCGATGGAACTCCCTTTGCAGGAGACCCCAGATATGTCCTCAAGAAAGTTATGAAGGAAGCTGAGGATATGGGCTTTACACTTAACGTAGGTCCTGAGCTTGAATTCTTCCTGTTTGAAAAGGAGAATGGCAAAGCAACAACAATACCTCATGATTTCGGCAGGTACTTTGAGTTTGCACCTGCTGATCTTGCAGAGGATGTACGCCGTGATATCGTACTGACACTTCTGGATCTTGGATTTGATATCGAGGCATCTCACCACGAGGTTGCTTTCGGTCAGCATGAGATCGATTTCAAGTATGGCGGTGCACTTTCCACTGCTGACGATGTAATGACCTTCAAGTATGTTACACGTACTATTGCAAAGCTCAATGGATTACATGCAACCTTCATGCCAAAGCCTATCTTTGGTGAGAACGGTTCCGGTATGCACGTGAACATTTCCCTTTCAAAGAACGGGGAGAATGCGTTCTACGATCCTGAAGGTGATATGCAGATCAGTGATGAAGCACGCTATTTCATTGGCGGCTTGCTCAAACACGTTAAGGCTATCACAGCTATCTGCAACCCACTTGTAAATTCATACAAACGCCTTGTACCAGGCTATGAGGCTCCGGTATACATTGCATGGTCCGGTGCCAACAGAAGCTCACTTATCCGTATCCCTGCTGCAAGAGGCAAGGGAACTCGTGTGGAGCTCAGAAGCCCTGACCCATCATGTAATCCATACATAACCTTCGCTGCAATCCTTGCAGCAGGTCTTGACGGTATCAGGAACAAGATCGATCCGGGAGAGAACAGGGAAGAGAACATCTTCGAGCTTTCCGATAAAGGTCTTAGCGATCTTGGTATTGAGACACTTCCGCCAACTCTGAAGGATTCTGCAAATTATCTTGCTGAGAACGATCTGCTTCGTGAGGCTCTTGGTGAGCACGTCCACGAGAACATCCTCAGGCTTGCAAGAGCCGACTGGGATGCATATCGCATCCAGGTTCACGACTGGGAAGTTGAAAGATATCTTAACACTATATGA
- a CDS encoding DUF167 domain-containing protein, whose protein sequence is MSFENALKEKGDSITIDLEVTPGTKKAIFPGGYNQWRQRIEIRLTSAAQKGKANDELITTLADFFGTSTSGVTIKAGSRSTKKTVEINDLKYDEAVRMLGDLI, encoded by the coding sequence ATGTCTTTTGAAAATGCACTGAAGGAAAAAGGCGATAGCATTACCATTGACCTGGAAGTGACACCCGGCACAAAGAAAGCTATTTTTCCCGGAGGTTACAACCAGTGGCGACAGCGTATTGAGATCAGGCTTACATCTGCTGCACAGAAGGGCAAGGCCAACGATGAGCTCATCACCACACTGGCAGACTTCTTTGGAACGAGTACATCCGGTGTTACTATAAAGGCAGGGTCAAGAAGCACAAAAAAGACAGTTGAGATTAACGACCTGAAGTATGATGAAGCTGTGAGGATGCTTGGAGACCTCATTTGA